Proteins co-encoded in one Sporosarcina sp. FSL K6-1522 genomic window:
- a CDS encoding ABC transporter ATP-binding protein, with protein MVRTLMEVDQLQVGIQDDGIKTTIVNGISFQLKEGETLGIVGESGCGKSMTALSLMGLLPPGVQWQGGDIHLNNLHFKDFTKKDWRKVRGKKVSMIFQEPMSSLNPVYTVGKQIVEMISNHETMDKKQARARALQMLQLVGIPRPEQVLDEYPHQLSGGMRQRVMIAIAMSCNPEILIADEPTTALDVTIQAQILELMKNLQVKMNMSIVLITHDLGVVAEMCDRVIVMYAGEIIEEANVVDLFDETKHPYTKGLLESLPDINEQKEYLSSIPGMVPAPGSMPTGCRFAARCPKVHDRCTQAPPLIETANGSKVKCWLYDEAKQEVLT; from the coding sequence ATGGTTCGTACATTAATGGAAGTCGATCAATTACAAGTTGGGATACAGGATGACGGGATAAAGACGACGATTGTCAATGGCATTAGTTTTCAGCTGAAAGAAGGAGAAACGCTTGGAATCGTTGGTGAATCGGGCTGTGGCAAAAGTATGACAGCGCTTTCACTTATGGGGCTGCTGCCGCCAGGAGTTCAATGGCAAGGTGGGGATATTCATTTGAATAATCTTCATTTTAAAGATTTTACGAAAAAAGATTGGCGTAAAGTCAGAGGAAAAAAAGTATCGATGATTTTCCAAGAGCCGATGAGCTCTTTGAATCCGGTGTATACAGTAGGGAAGCAAATTGTCGAAATGATTAGTAATCATGAAACGATGGATAAAAAGCAGGCAAGGGCACGTGCGCTACAAATGTTACAACTTGTCGGAATTCCACGACCGGAACAAGTTCTAGATGAATATCCACATCAGTTGTCTGGTGGTATGCGCCAGCGTGTGATGATTGCCATCGCCATGTCATGTAATCCGGAAATCCTTATTGCGGATGAGCCGACGACGGCACTCGACGTAACAATCCAAGCGCAAATTTTGGAACTGATGAAAAATTTGCAAGTGAAGATGAATATGTCGATTGTCTTGATTACCCATGATTTGGGTGTTGTTGCGGAAATGTGTGACCGTGTAATTGTGATGTATGCAGGGGAGATCATTGAAGAGGCAAATGTTGTCGATTTGTTTGACGAAACGAAGCACCCTTATACAAAGGGATTGCTTGAATCATTGCCAGACATCAATGAGCAAAAAGAGTATTTATCATCGATTCCTGGAATGGTGCCTGCACCAGGGAGTATGCCGACGGGTTGTCGTTTTGCAGCACGCTGTCCAAAGGTTCATGACAGATGTACACAAGCGCCGCCATTGATTGAAACGGCAAATGGCTCGAAAGTGAAGTGTTGGCTATACGACGAAGCAAAACAGGAGGTGCTGACTTAA
- a CDS encoding ROK family protein has translation MLGSIEAGGTKINCAVGHQDGTIVKQIQIATTTPDENVAQIVAFFQEHPVEAIGIGCFGPVNVDKESADYGSLLDTPKQQWRFYPFLATLKQQLAIPIELHSDVTVSGLGEVHLGGGKGDNFVLYVTIGTGIGGGVILNDQLLRSPRHPEMGHVTMQRVEGDQLVSVCPFHDNCFEGLASGPAIEKRWGKKGSELPPDHPAWEMEADYIAQGLLQMIVVLAPDRVIIGGGVMKQQQLLSRIREKVQEKLNGYTYYDRLENMEQLIITPVLGDDAGLIGGLLLADYANNM, from the coding sequence TTGTTAGGATCAATTGAAGCAGGCGGCACAAAAATCAATTGTGCAGTCGGTCATCAGGATGGCACTATCGTCAAACAAATCCAAATTGCGACGACGACCCCGGACGAAAATGTTGCGCAAATTGTGGCGTTCTTTCAGGAACACCCAGTTGAAGCAATCGGCATCGGCTGTTTTGGCCCTGTCAATGTAGATAAGGAGAGCGCGGACTACGGAAGCTTGCTCGATACACCGAAACAACAGTGGCGCTTTTATCCGTTTTTAGCGACTTTGAAGCAGCAGTTAGCTATTCCAATCGAATTGCATTCAGACGTCACCGTATCTGGTTTAGGTGAGGTACATTTAGGTGGTGGCAAAGGAGATAACTTTGTTCTATATGTAACGATTGGCACGGGGATTGGGGGCGGAGTTATTTTGAATGACCAGCTATTACGTTCTCCACGCCATCCAGAAATGGGGCATGTTACGATGCAGCGCGTAGAGGGAGATCAGTTGGTGAGCGTCTGTCCTTTCCATGACAACTGTTTTGAAGGCTTGGCATCGGGTCCAGCAATTGAGAAGCGCTGGGGCAAAAAAGGAAGTGAACTTCCACCAGATCATCCGGCATGGGAAATGGAAGCTGATTATATTGCCCAAGGCTTACTGCAAATGATTGTTGTACTAGCACCCGATCGCGTCATTATCGGCGGCGGTGTTATGAAACAGCAACAGTTACTTTCCCGTATTCGAGAAAAAGTGCAAGAGAAATTAAATGGTTACACCTATTACGATCGCTTGGAAAACATGGAGCAACTCATTATTACCCCCGTGTTAGGGGACGATGCAGGACTTATTGGTGGGCTGTTGTTAGCAGACTACGCGAATAATATGTGA
- a CDS encoding bifunctional aldolase/short-chain dehydrogenase — protein MAENLWNAQEASQQQSVVSSLRYRSNLLGSDRSVCNWGGGNTSVKSTEVDFKGQEIEVMWVKGSGSDLATMEDKHFTVLKLDDVRPLIEREEMSDEEMVAYLGHCMVNPSHPRASIETLLHAFLPYEHVDHTHPDAIISICCAPNGREIADEIYGNRYVWVPYIRPGFLLSKMIAEGVKANPRAELVLMEKHGLVVWGETAEESYNKTIDIINEAQAYIDQSLSAVEPFGGVQYTTLAEEQRHALFANVLPTIRGAVSGHDGMIATFDDSEAVLEFVNSARAETLSQVGAACPDHLVHTKRVPLYVKWNPQEQGEVELLQALQQGIAAYKEEYEAYFKQYAGEDDTMFSLAPRVILIPGLGMIAIGKDIGNANISRNLYYRAISVMKGSDAIGGFQSLNAEESFAIEYWPLELYKLSLAPKEAEFSRKVCFVTGGAGGIGSETCRLFASQGGHVVLADLNLEGAQKVAEDINSLYGAGRALAVKMDVTVEADIKEAFKQATLAYGGVDVLVNNAGLATSSPFEETTLAEWNLNMNVLGTGYFLVSREAFTLMKAQQTGGSMIFIGSKNSIYAGKNASAYSAAKALEVHLARCIAAEGGDYGIRANSVLPDAVLQGSAIWGSKWKEERAAAYGIEPDELDEHYRQRTVLKVNIYPSDIAEAIAFFASSKSTKTTGCMLTVDGGVAAAFTR, from the coding sequence TTGGCAGAAAATTTATGGAATGCTCAAGAAGCTAGTCAACAACAATCCGTTGTGTCGTCACTACGCTATCGCTCCAATCTACTTGGTTCAGATCGCAGTGTTTGTAATTGGGGTGGCGGTAATACATCCGTGAAATCCACTGAAGTTGATTTCAAAGGACAAGAAATCGAAGTGATGTGGGTAAAAGGCAGTGGCTCTGATTTAGCGACAATGGAGGACAAACATTTTACCGTATTGAAACTCGATGACGTTAGGCCGTTAATAGAACGGGAAGAGATGTCGGATGAGGAAATGGTGGCGTATTTAGGGCATTGTATGGTCAACCCTTCACATCCACGTGCATCGATTGAGACATTATTACACGCGTTCCTTCCTTATGAACATGTGGATCACACTCATCCAGATGCGATTATTAGTATCTGCTGTGCACCAAATGGGCGTGAAATTGCAGATGAAATCTATGGTAATCGCTATGTGTGGGTGCCCTATATCCGCCCTGGTTTTTTATTATCCAAAATGATTGCAGAGGGGGTAAAAGCCAACCCGCGTGCAGAGCTTGTGTTGATGGAAAAGCATGGCCTTGTTGTCTGGGGAGAAACGGCCGAAGAAAGCTATAACAAAACGATTGACATTATTAATGAGGCGCAGGCTTATATTGATCAGTCATTATCAGCTGTGGAGCCGTTTGGTGGCGTACAGTATACAACGCTTGCAGAAGAACAGCGTCATGCGTTGTTTGCCAACGTATTGCCAACTATACGGGGAGCGGTTTCAGGACACGATGGAATGATTGCTACGTTTGATGATAGTGAAGCTGTTTTGGAGTTTGTCAATAGTGCACGTGCTGAAACGTTATCACAAGTGGGCGCAGCTTGTCCGGATCATCTCGTCCATACGAAACGTGTCCCGCTGTATGTGAAATGGAATCCGCAGGAACAAGGGGAAGTGGAATTGCTTCAAGCCTTGCAACAAGGGATTGCTGCGTACAAAGAGGAGTATGAAGCTTATTTCAAGCAGTATGCAGGTGAGGATGATACGATGTTCAGTCTGGCACCGCGTGTTATTTTGATTCCGGGACTGGGCATGATTGCGATTGGCAAGGACATTGGCAATGCGAATATTAGCCGCAATCTGTATTACCGTGCGATTTCCGTTATGAAAGGCTCGGATGCAATCGGTGGATTTCAGTCGTTAAATGCGGAAGAATCCTTTGCGATTGAGTACTGGCCATTGGAATTATACAAATTATCATTAGCGCCAAAGGAAGCAGAGTTTTCTCGTAAGGTCTGTTTTGTCACTGGAGGAGCGGGTGGCATTGGCAGTGAGACTTGTCGACTCTTTGCATCCCAAGGTGGGCATGTAGTTCTTGCCGATTTAAACCTTGAAGGTGCACAAAAAGTGGCTGAAGACATTAACAGCTTGTACGGAGCAGGTCGTGCATTAGCGGTTAAAATGGACGTCACCGTTGAAGCAGATATTAAAGAAGCGTTTAAACAAGCAACGTTGGCATATGGTGGGGTAGATGTGCTTGTGAATAATGCAGGTTTGGCAACGTCTAGTCCTTTTGAAGAGACGACTTTAGCAGAGTGGAATTTGAATATGAATGTCCTTGGAACAGGGTATTTCCTCGTTTCTAGAGAAGCTTTCACATTGATGAAAGCACAACAGACGGGTGGAAGTATGATCTTTATCGGTTCTAAAAACTCAATTTATGCTGGGAAAAATGCCTCTGCTTATAGTGCGGCGAAGGCACTTGAAGTGCATTTGGCAAGATGTATTGCGGCAGAAGGTGGCGATTATGGTATTCGTGCGAATTCTGTGTTACCAGATGCTGTTTTGCAAGGCTCTGCAATTTGGGGGTCAAAATGGAAAGAAGAGCGCGCCGCAGCTTATGGCATCGAGCCTGATGAGTTGGATGAACATTATCGCCAGCGAACGGTGTTAAAAGTGAATATTTATCCAAGCGATATTGCGGAAGCCATTGCATTTTTTGCATCTTCCAAATCGACGAAAACAACGGGTTGTATGCTAACGGTAGATGGCGGCGTGGCGGCAGCATTTACGAGATAA
- a CDS encoding ribulokinase: protein MSNVYVLGVDYGTESGRVLIVDVATGQTIAEQVTPYPHGVVTEKLPDGRTELGKETALQVPQDYLDVLTQSIPCLLQQTKIASEQVIGIGIDFTSCTILPTTHDFTPLCEVDGYQSRPHAFVKLWKHHEAEAQAQRLNALAQDEPWIQRYGGTISAEWMLPKVMEVLEKDPEAFNKTDLFLEAGDWVTAKLTGNLTRSSCSAGYKGTWHKVDGYVDAAFLKKLDSKLESIYDTKLRGEVCSLGQKAGTLTKEMAMLLGLQEGTAVAVGIIDAHAALPGTGVSKPGTLVMVMGTSTCHLLLSEKEELVPGISGVVEDGILPGYFAYEAGQAAVGDLFAWFVEQQVPAYIEQQATAKDLSVHAYLTELAGELSPGESGLVALDWQNGSRTPWVDMSLSGVVVGQKLSTRPAELYRAYLEATAFGTRVIVELFESHGIQIEQLVASGGIPKKNPLLMQIYADILQRDVIVNLNSQAPALGAAILGAVAAGKEQGGYDCVATAIAQMSSNETITYRPNASVRTVYDTLFSYYKKLSTFFAEETSMMKELTCFSKSPLLP, encoded by the coding sequence ATGAGTAATGTGTATGTGCTTGGTGTGGATTACGGCACGGAATCGGGTCGTGTACTCATTGTTGATGTGGCGACAGGGCAGACGATTGCAGAGCAAGTGACCCCGTATCCGCATGGTGTCGTAACGGAGAAATTACCGGATGGACGAACGGAATTGGGCAAGGAAACGGCATTGCAAGTGCCGCAGGATTACTTGGATGTCTTAACACAATCGATTCCATGTCTATTACAACAAACGAAGATTGCAAGTGAACAAGTAATAGGGATTGGCATTGACTTCACATCATGCACAATTTTGCCGACTACCCATGATTTCACACCACTTTGTGAGGTAGATGGCTATCAAAGTCGTCCGCATGCTTTCGTGAAATTATGGAAGCACCATGAAGCGGAGGCTCAAGCTCAGAGGTTGAATGCCTTAGCGCAAGATGAGCCGTGGATTCAGCGTTATGGAGGGACGATTTCAGCCGAATGGATGCTGCCGAAAGTAATGGAAGTGTTGGAAAAAGATCCAGAGGCTTTCAATAAAACCGATTTGTTTTTGGAAGCGGGTGACTGGGTAACGGCAAAATTGACGGGCAACCTGACACGTAGTAGCTGTTCAGCGGGCTATAAAGGGACATGGCATAAAGTAGATGGTTACGTCGATGCGGCGTTTCTGAAAAAACTTGATTCGAAATTAGAAAGCATTTACGACACAAAGTTGCGTGGTGAAGTCTGTTCGCTAGGACAGAAGGCCGGTACGTTAACGAAAGAAATGGCTATGCTCCTAGGATTGCAGGAGGGAACGGCAGTTGCGGTCGGCATTATTGATGCGCATGCGGCACTGCCAGGTACTGGCGTTTCCAAGCCAGGGACACTTGTGATGGTTATGGGAACATCGACCTGTCATTTACTGCTCAGTGAGAAGGAAGAATTGGTGCCTGGAATTAGTGGAGTGGTAGAGGATGGTATTTTGCCTGGGTACTTTGCTTATGAAGCGGGGCAAGCGGCGGTTGGTGATCTTTTCGCTTGGTTTGTGGAGCAGCAAGTCCCGGCTTATATTGAACAACAGGCAACTGCTAAAGACTTGTCTGTCCATGCATATTTGACGGAGTTGGCGGGTGAACTTTCGCCGGGAGAATCAGGTCTTGTTGCCCTGGATTGGCAAAATGGTAGTCGCACACCGTGGGTCGATATGTCGTTGTCGGGAGTTGTAGTTGGTCAAAAACTCTCCACGCGCCCGGCTGAACTGTATCGTGCTTATTTGGAGGCGACGGCTTTTGGAACACGGGTCATTGTTGAATTATTTGAGTCTCATGGCATTCAAATTGAGCAGCTTGTTGCATCTGGCGGTATACCGAAGAAAAACCCGTTACTGATGCAAATTTATGCAGATATTTTGCAAAGAGACGTTATTGTTAATCTCAATAGTCAGGCGCCCGCACTTGGAGCAGCCATTTTAGGAGCAGTCGCAGCAGGGAAAGAACAAGGTGGTTATGATTGCGTTGCGACAGCCATCGCACAGATGTCGTCGAATGAAACCATTACCTATCGGCCAAATGCTAGCGTACGCACAGTGTATGACACGTTATTTAGTTACTATAAAAAGTTAAGTACTTTTTTCGCAGAAGAGACATCCATGATGAAGGAATTAACTTGTTTCAGCAAAAGTCCTCTACTCCCATAA
- a CDS encoding L-fucose isomerase, which produces MMTKTDRYIGRLPKIGIRPTIDGRRNGVRESLEETTMQMAKAVAAYLSSELKHYNGEPVECVIADTCIGGVAEAARAADKFAQEGVGVSITVTPCWCYGSETMDMDPHLPKAVWGFNGTERPGAVYLAAVLAGHNQKGLPAFGIYGQDVQDAGDETIPEDVKGKLLRFAKSGLAVAMLKGKSYLSMGSVCMGIAGSMVQEDFFQSYLGMRNEYIDMSEFVRRFDLELYDRVEYEKAYKWAKENLHVGADNNKENFKRSEELKESDWQRSVKMTLIARDLMVGNDKLTELGFEEEAQGHNALIAGFQGQRQWTDHFPNGDFMEAILNSSFDWNGKRAPYLLATENDSLNGVTMAMGHLLTNTAQVFADVRTYWSPDAVKRVTGKELTGKAENGILHLINSGAAALDGTGQQMKEGQPAMKPHWEITDEEVKACLDHTQWRPASTEYFRGGGYSSNFKTKGDMPVTIARLNIVHGLGPVLQIAEGYTVELEDDVHDALDKRTDPTWPTTWFAPKLTGQGAFKDTYSVMNNWGANHCVVSYGHIGDDLITMASILRIPVNMHNVEAERIFRPSAWNMFGTAEAEAADYRACQTFGPLYK; this is translated from the coding sequence ATAATGACAAAAACAGATCGCTATATTGGTAGACTTCCGAAAATTGGAATACGCCCAACGATTGATGGACGACGCAATGGTGTTCGAGAATCATTGGAAGAAACGACGATGCAAATGGCAAAAGCGGTTGCAGCTTATTTGTCTAGTGAACTGAAACATTATAACGGTGAGCCAGTGGAATGTGTCATCGCTGATACTTGTATTGGTGGTGTAGCCGAGGCGGCACGTGCAGCGGATAAGTTTGCACAAGAAGGTGTCGGTGTATCGATTACGGTAACCCCTTGCTGGTGCTATGGTTCTGAAACAATGGATATGGATCCTCATTTGCCAAAGGCAGTTTGGGGCTTTAATGGAACGGAGCGTCCGGGTGCAGTGTATCTTGCAGCAGTATTGGCGGGACATAATCAGAAGGGCCTTCCGGCGTTTGGCATTTACGGGCAGGATGTTCAAGATGCGGGCGATGAAACAATTCCAGAAGATGTTAAAGGGAAGCTGTTACGTTTTGCGAAATCAGGTCTTGCTGTTGCCATGCTAAAAGGCAAGTCGTACTTGTCAATGGGCTCTGTTTGTATGGGAATTGCAGGAAGTATGGTGCAAGAAGACTTCTTCCAAAGCTATCTAGGTATGCGCAATGAATACATCGATATGTCGGAATTCGTTCGTCGTTTCGATTTGGAGTTATATGACCGAGTTGAATATGAAAAAGCCTATAAATGGGCGAAGGAAAATCTTCATGTAGGCGCGGATAATAATAAGGAAAACTTTAAACGTTCTGAAGAGTTGAAAGAATCGGATTGGCAACGCTCTGTGAAAATGACCTTGATTGCACGTGATTTAATGGTTGGCAATGACAAGCTAACGGAGCTTGGCTTTGAAGAAGAGGCACAAGGTCATAATGCACTAATCGCGGGGTTCCAAGGTCAACGTCAGTGGACGGATCACTTCCCGAACGGTGACTTTATGGAAGCGATTTTGAATTCATCATTCGATTGGAATGGTAAGCGCGCTCCTTATTTATTGGCGACGGAAAATGATAGCTTGAATGGTGTCACGATGGCAATGGGGCATTTACTGACAAATACAGCTCAGGTTTTCGCGGATGTACGGACGTATTGGAGTCCGGATGCAGTGAAACGAGTGACGGGTAAAGAACTTACAGGTAAAGCGGAAAATGGTATTCTTCACCTCATTAATTCAGGAGCAGCGGCTCTTGATGGCACGGGACAACAAATGAAGGAAGGTCAACCGGCGATGAAGCCACATTGGGAAATTACAGATGAGGAAGTCAAAGCCTGTTTAGATCATACACAATGGCGTCCGGCTTCCACGGAATATTTCCGTGGTGGTGGGTATTCATCTAATTTTAAAACAAAAGGCGATATGCCTGTCACGATTGCTCGTTTGAATATTGTCCACGGTTTAGGGCCTGTGCTGCAAATTGCGGAAGGATACACGGTGGAGCTAGAAGATGACGTCCATGATGCGTTGGATAAACGAACGGATCCAACATGGCCAACGACGTGGTTTGCGCCAAAATTAACAGGGCAAGGTGCATTCAAGGATACCTACTCTGTCATGAATAACTGGGGAGCGAATCACTGTGTCGTGAGCTACGGCCATATTGGTGACGACCTGATTACAATGGCATCCATTTTACGTATTCCAGTGAACATGCACAACGTGGAAGCTGAACGGATTTTCCGTCCGAGTGCTTGGAATATGTTTGGGACAGCGGAAGCTGAAGCGGCGGATTACCGTGCATGTCAAACGTTTGGACCTTTGTATAAATAA
- a CDS encoding rhamnulokinase family protein: MTTVLAFDLGASNGRLVSQVFTGEKLSLQELHRFANQPLQENGHYYWNFSYLMKEIVKGIQLAEKQFPGSIDGIGVDTWGVDFGIIDTNDRLVSKPFSYRDTHTVPHMEKALTQIKAFELFKMTGNEVSSINTMFQLMAIDKHYPAFLENAKHILMTPNLIQFALTGIAQNEFTIASTSQLVEQGRMEWHKAILQTFFQKSLPLSPIQLPHNVMGPISTSMQSGEQIGAIPVIMTPGHDTACALSALPIQQPDACFMSIGTWTLVGKEVPNPVITQEAFEEGFTNEGTSEGTYRFQRNGMGFWILQNLRNEWKHSGREVNYDKEHELLTTAQTNEIFIDPDDAFFFNPSSMEEAIRLYCQKTGQRAPSSQQKMLQCVIESMALKYAQTIQRVEEMTVTQADVIYIGGGGIQNKFLCQLIANATRKRVVAGPIEASAIGNGLSQLRALGEIGSLQEGREVVAKSFEVEEYQPKNEMQWQQAKAQFASYLHTR; this comes from the coding sequence ATGACAACGGTTCTTGCATTTGATCTTGGGGCTTCAAATGGCAGGCTTGTCAGCCAAGTTTTTACTGGAGAGAAACTGAGCTTGCAAGAGCTCCATCGCTTCGCCAATCAACCGCTTCAGGAAAATGGACATTACTATTGGAATTTTTCCTATTTGATGAAAGAGATTGTGAAGGGCATACAGCTTGCAGAAAAACAATTTCCAGGTTCAATTGATGGCATTGGTGTCGATACATGGGGTGTTGATTTCGGCATTATTGATACAAATGATCGGCTCGTCTCGAAACCTTTTTCGTATCGAGATACGCATACCGTGCCGCATATGGAAAAGGCATTGACACAAATCAAGGCATTTGAGCTATTTAAAATGACAGGCAATGAAGTTTCTTCTATTAATACAATGTTTCAATTAATGGCGATTGACAAGCATTATCCAGCTTTTTTAGAAAACGCCAAGCATATTTTAATGACGCCGAATTTAATTCAATTTGCGCTTACAGGCATTGCACAAAACGAGTTTACCATTGCTTCTACTTCTCAATTAGTCGAACAAGGTCGTATGGAATGGCACAAGGCTATTTTACAAACGTTCTTTCAGAAATCCTTACCATTGTCACCAATCCAATTGCCACATAACGTGATGGGCCCGATTTCAACGTCGATGCAAAGTGGTGAACAGATAGGGGCAATCCCTGTCATTATGACACCTGGGCATGACACGGCCTGTGCCTTATCGGCGTTACCCATCCAACAACCCGATGCTTGCTTTATGAGCATTGGCACATGGACGCTCGTTGGGAAAGAAGTACCGAATCCCGTCATTACGCAGGAAGCTTTTGAAGAAGGCTTTACCAACGAGGGGACGAGTGAAGGTACGTATCGATTTCAACGAAACGGCATGGGATTTTGGATTTTGCAAAACTTACGCAATGAATGGAAGCATAGTGGGCGTGAAGTGAACTATGACAAAGAACATGAGTTACTAACAACTGCGCAAACAAATGAAATATTCATAGATCCTGATGATGCATTCTTTTTCAATCCATCTTCAATGGAAGAGGCGATTCGACTTTATTGTCAAAAGACCGGTCAACGAGCACCGTCCTCACAGCAAAAGATGCTTCAATGTGTTATCGAAAGTATGGCTTTAAAATATGCCCAGACGATTCAGCGAGTGGAGGAAATGACCGTTACGCAAGCGGATGTTATCTATATCGGTGGAGGCGGTATTCAAAATAAATTTCTCTGTCAGCTTATTGCGAATGCGACGAGAAAGCGTGTCGTTGCGGGCCCGATTGAGGCGAGTGCAATTGGCAATGGTTTGTCGCAGCTTCGAGCATTGGGTGAAATTGGATCATTGCAGGAAGGAAGAGAAGTGGTTGCCAAGTCCTTCGAGGTGGAAGAATATCAGCCGAAAAACGAGATGCAATGGCAACAAGCGAAAGCACAATTTGCATCCTATTTACATACACGATGA
- a CDS encoding class II aldolase/adducin family protein gives MSQIIAELNKYAKRLVDSGLVVGAGGNLSMREGDYMYISPSGFDLQEIEDNWVKVHIETGEVEGDLRPSSEVLMHLECFRKNPETTAVLHAHPTYSIGVSSAGKDIPPLFPDFPAMVKSVGYIDYVIPTTHVLADAVGTLIDQHDVIIMRNHGVLTVGKTMKEAYFFMQLTEESAKIFTISTIFGGPRVLTDEECEDLRNLSAERYRSKLLQE, from the coding sequence ATGTCGCAAATTATAGCAGAGTTAAACAAATATGCTAAGCGCTTAGTAGATTCAGGTCTTGTTGTAGGTGCAGGTGGTAATTTAAGTATGCGTGAAGGTGACTATATGTATATTTCACCAAGCGGCTTTGATCTACAAGAAATTGAAGATAACTGGGTAAAAGTGCATATTGAAACGGGCGAGGTGGAGGGAGATTTACGACCATCATCTGAGGTGCTCATGCATTTAGAATGCTTTAGAAAAAATCCGGAAACGACAGCAGTGTTGCATGCTCATCCAACGTATTCAATCGGTGTGTCTTCGGCTGGAAAAGATATTCCACCGCTATTCCCAGACTTTCCGGCCATGGTGAAAAGTGTAGGATACATCGATTATGTCATTCCAACAACACATGTGCTGGCAGATGCTGTTGGTACTTTAATCGATCAGCATGATGTCATTATTATGCGTAATCATGGGGTGTTGACAGTTGGTAAAACGATGAAGGAAGCCTATTTCTTCATGCAATTAACGGAAGAGTCAGCGAAGATTTTCACAATCAGCACAATCTTTGGAGGACCGAGAGTGTTAACAGACGAGGAATGTGAAGATTTACGTAATCTATCCGCTGAACGATATCGTTCCAAATTGCTTCAGGAATAG
- a CDS encoding Gfo/Idh/MocA family oxidoreductase codes for MDRPIQWGILGAANIARQQMIPAILQSTNGAVQAIASKSGKAQAFADEFTIPTVLTDYQALLQLEEIDAVYIALPNSLHKEWIDKAIAAGKHVLCEKPIVLEVHELAEIFTAANQKKVHVMEAFMYRFHPQMIEARKLLEAGVIGEPLTIRSRFHFTMGDWQQDIRMQSELGGGVLWDIGGYCLNVMLDLIGEEPAAIHVLQGRKQQVDTHIAFQLRFSNDVLGIADCSFYGPMTNDVDIIGTKGTMHLPHAFRPDLNEDVGVVRIHTEEGPQQFEWAGNSYVAQVNAFQEAILANVPLAYTPQQMLQQSRMLQKLVEQLKTS; via the coding sequence ATGGATAGGCCTATTCAATGGGGAATTCTTGGTGCAGCCAATATTGCGAGGCAACAAATGATTCCTGCTATTTTGCAAAGTACCAATGGTGCTGTGCAGGCGATTGCTAGTAAAAGTGGCAAAGCCCAAGCATTTGCGGACGAATTTACAATTCCAACTGTATTGACCGATTATCAAGCGCTCCTACAATTAGAAGAAATTGATGCGGTCTACATTGCATTGCCAAATTCCTTGCATAAGGAATGGATTGACAAGGCGATTGCCGCTGGAAAACACGTATTATGTGAGAAACCAATTGTCCTAGAAGTACATGAATTGGCAGAAATTTTTACTGCTGCGAATCAGAAAAAAGTGCACGTAATGGAAGCCTTTATGTATCGATTTCATCCACAAATGATTGAAGCAAGAAAGTTGTTAGAAGCCGGTGTGATTGGTGAACCTTTAACCATTCGTTCAAGATTCCATTTTACGATGGGGGATTGGCAACAAGATATTCGAATGCAGTCGGAACTTGGCGGCGGCGTTCTGTGGGATATAGGTGGGTACTGCTTGAATGTGATGCTTGATTTAATAGGAGAAGAACCCGCAGCCATTCACGTTTTACAGGGCAGGAAACAGCAAGTAGATACGCATATTGCCTTTCAGCTTCGCTTTTCGAATGACGTACTTGGCATAGCGGACTGTAGTTTTTACGGCCCGATGACCAATGACGTTGACATCATCGGAACAAAAGGAACGATGCATCTACCGCATGCATTTCGTCCGGATCTGAACGAGGATGTTGGTGTCGTTCGAATACATACGGAAGAAGGGCCGCAACAATTTGAGTGGGCAGGGAACTCCTATGTCGCTCAAGTCAATGCATTTCAAGAGGCCATTCTTGCCAACGTCCCGTTAGCTTATACACCACAACAAATGCTGCAACAGTCTCGTATGCTGCAGAAATTAGTAGAACAATTGAAAACATCTTGA